The window CAGGCTTATGAGCATTGTCTCGGAGATAACTCCGGTTCTGGCGGGCGTGATACGCAACAACGGAAAGGTTGAGGACAGGGAATATTTTAACAGCGTCTATCTGTTTGACGGAAAAGACGTTCAGACATATGATAAAAGGAAACTGGTTCCCTTCGGCGAATATTTTCCGATGGGTTCGCTGTTTAAGCCTATAGATTATTATTTTTTCAAGGGTGCCGAAGACTTTTCGGCGGGCAGAGAGCCCACGGTCTTCAGCCATGAAAAGATAAAGGCTGCGCCGATGGTCTGCTATGAGAGTGCATACAGTAATCTTGTCCGTCCGCAGATAGATGCGGGTGCGAACATGATAGCCGTTGTCACAAACGACAGCTGGTTTGGCGACACTCAGGGACCCTATCAGCATATGGCTGTTGACATTATGCGTGCGGTGGAGTACAGACGCAGTGTGGTAAGGGCTGCCCAGACCGGTGTGTCGGCCTGTATCGATCCTGATGGAACTATTCAGGCGGAGCTTGGTCTAAACAAAGCGGGGTATCTTGACTGCGAAGTGAAGACCGTTACAGCAAAGAGCATATTTTCCGTAACAGGCTACCTGTGGCTTGTTCTGCTTATAGCGGGGATATTTATTTATGAACGCAGGCAACGTCTTATCAAATAAACATTGAGTTTTTCCATTATTGTATATATTAGTGGAGAACAACGGAGGAGACACATGTTCGGACTTGGTTCTACAGAAATTGTTGTTATTTTAGTTATCGCACTTGTTGTATTCGGTGCAGGCAAACTTCCCCAGATCGGTGAAGGAATGGGAAAAGCCATCAAAAACTTTAAGAAAGCCGCTAACGAAGTGGACACCAGCGATGTAGTGGATATCACACCTAAATCACAAAAAAAGATCGCTGACGACGAAGAAAAGAAAGCCTGAGAATAAATCAACATGGCAGCAGGCGTTAAGACTGCTGCCGGTTCCGTTCTCTACGAGCTGAATCCGGCGGTTAAGCTGATCATATTTCTGAGTATAATCCAGATGGTCGGCATGTCCGGTTCGGTATTGTCATATTCGCTGATAACCATTCCCGCAATACTGGTGCAGTTTTTTGCAAGGATACATCCCATCGATGTGTTCTATAAGATTAAACCGTTCATAACAGTGCTTATTGTCACATTTGCGGTGAATTTTTTCTTTGCGGCGGGACTTAAAAGCTCTGCGGTTTTGACATATCGCTTTTTTCTGATTATATATTATTCAATCCTGCTTACTGCCGTCACCGACACCAGGGCGCTGGTTGCCCTGCTCTCTCTGCCTGTGCGGGGTAAGGCGGGAAAAAACCTGCGAGTGGTGATGATGGTGGCTCTGGAGTTTATCCCGATTTTCATTGACGATGCCAAAAGAACAGTTAAAAAGATCACTCTTTCGCCCGAATACAGCGGAAAGGCTTATAAGGTTTTTCTGCGCCCCAACGAATATATTAAACCTCTGATGCACAGCCTGCTGAACCATGCGGATACTGTGGCGAAGAAGGTCGAGGCGGGGGAATATGCGGCTGTTCCGCTCAGGATGCCTGGGATGTATGAGATGCTTCTGGGAGCCTGCGCAGTGGCTTTTGCGGTGCTTTATGCAGTTATATAACAAAGCGGTCATCATCCAGTACGACGGAACAAACTATTCCGGCTGGCAGTGGCAGACCCACTCCCCTTCTATTCAGGAGGAACTGCAAAAGGCGCTGAAAGTGGTTTACAAAAGGGATGTTAATGCTGTCGGCTCAGGCAGGACAGATTCGGGAGTGCACTCCATAGGCCAGACTGCAAATTTTATCACCGATACCTATATCCCCGATGAAGCGGTGGTGCTGGGGCTGAACAGTATTCTGCCGATGGACATTTCAATTACGAAGGCATGGGATGTTCCTCTGGAGTTTCATGCTCAGAAATCAGCAAAATCCAAAACATATTTGTATCGAATGTACCCTTCCAGAGTGCGCAGCGCTTTCATGCATAACAGAGCATGGTGGGTCAAGGGGCGTCTGGACTTATCCGGAGCGGCGGAGATTCTTTCTGCGTTTGAGGGTACCCACGATTTCACAGCCTGCTGTGCGGCGGAGAGCCTGCGGGAAAACTGCGTCAGAACAATATATTTCACAAAGTTTTATAAAGAGGGTGATGTCTGGTGTCTGGAGGTGAACGGAAGCGGATTCCTCCACAACATGGTGCGGATAATCACCGGAACGGTGGTGAAGTTCTGCCGTGACGGTCACGGACCTGAAAGGGTCAGGCAGATGCTTGAAACAAAAAACAGAAAGCTCGGCGGTCCGACGGCACCCGCCGAGGGCTTATATCTTAAAGAAGTCTTCTATTAATATCAGCAGCCTTCGCCGGGCTTGATGAATATCTTTGTTTCAACATCAAGATACATCGCATACCACTCCGAGAAGGCGTTGTCATACCACTGTCTGTCAGCATCGTTCAGGGCGTTGTAAAGCTCGTCGTGCTTTTCCTGAAGTTTGCTGAGTTCCTCCTGCTCGTGCGGCTCAAGTTCTTCAAAGGTGTCCTTAAGGGGGAGAATCTTTTTTCTGATCTTAAGAGCTTCCTCTTTCATAATGCACCTCGGTTTTTAATCTTATAATCACACTATAAAGGTCTCAATTGATATTGTCAAGCAGATGACAATAATTATCCTCATGTTTCCCCTTGTTTTCGGTCATTATTTTTATAGATTAAATGTTATGCCCTTTCTGGTAATCATAGCAGTGTTTGCTCTGCCGGACGTTTCGTTTGCATGGGGATTTGAAACCCATATAAATATCGGCATGCAGATACTGCAGAGCAGTAAAATAAGTGTTATCGCCAACAACCCGCAGTTCTTTCTGTGCGGGAACATATTCCCCGATCTTTTCAACCTTTTCAAGGATTTCTCCAAATTTAAGAAGGAGCTGCCCACCCACAGCTGGCAGACGGTCTCAAAATTGTTCAACGACGTCCGGGGTGATGAGGAGCAGGCGTTTGCCTATGGCTACAGTGCCCATCTCTCGGCGGATATAATCGCCCACAACCACATGGTTCCTCAGCATATTGCATATGTTGACGAAGGGCGCATGCGCTCCCACCTTCTGTTTGAAATGGCCGAGGAATCGGTTCATAACAACCGCTATTCGAATATGCTGATGATGCTTCTGCGTTTTTCGCCCAAATACGGCAATATATTCCTCAGAAACATGGGGATAAAGCAGGAGTGGTTCGAAACGGAGACAAAAGCCATCAGATTCGGCGTAATGTCGCAGAAGACCCTGAAACTCCACGCCATTTCAAGGGCGATTAAAAAGTCCGCCCAGCCGGGATTTGAAGAGCGGGTGGGCTATTTTCGTGAGGCCGCAATAAAGCAGGCCATAGAGGCTGTCGAGCAGGGATTTGCACATCTGGAACAGAGAGATCCGTCGGGCAAAGACAGCATGGAGTCCGCCCGCAGAATGCGCAGAGAGATGCTGAAAACCAATTCAAAAAAAGAACTTCGGGACGAATATCACAACCACATCGATCAGAAACTGTTCCCTCTGAACGAAAACGACGCATCCTGACCTTTTCATTTGTTTACTTTATATGTCAGTTTTTTTATAATAAAAGAACCTGCTTTCGGGCAGGTATGATTATTTTCAGAGGTTGATATGAGCAGTATTTCCCATTCAGTCAAAGACGGAGCCTGTTTCATAACTGTTTCATGTGAAAACTCAGGCAATCCGTTCTATATGGAGACACTTCAGGAGCTTTTTTCGGCACTTGATGCCGCAGAGGGCGACAAAGACGTCAATCTGGCCGTAATCAGAAGCGGTCAGGCGGGTGTTTTTTCAAAAGGACACGACATCGAAAGACTTTCAAAGGCGGACACGGCGGTCATAAAACAATATAACCTTCTGGGTCAGCGTCTTATCTCTTATATCAGAAAGATGAAAAAGCCTGTGCTGGCCGCTGTCGACGGCGACTGCTTCGGCCCCGCATTCGAGCTTATCCTTGCCTGCGACATAGTGTATGCTTCGGCAAAGAGCCGTTTCGGATTCAATGAGACTGAGTATGGTTTCGTTCCGGGCTTCGGCGGCACTCAGCTTGCCGCCAGAAAGGCTTATGAGACGTTCGCAAAATATCTTGTTTTCACAGGTGAGCCTGTCGGAGCGGCAGAACTTTTTGCGAAGGGCATGGTCACAAAAATAACCGACTGCGCCGATTCACTGGAAAAAGCGGTGACAGAAACCGCACAGCTGATGAGCAAACGCAGCTCTTTTGCGGTGGGGCTGGCCAAAGAGACGATTAACAGCACGATAGATATGGATTTCGACAAGGGGCTTCTGCTGGAGCAGAATGCGTTCACCTTCTCATTTTCGACCTTCGACAAGACCGAGGGCACAAAGGCCTTTGTTGAGAAGCGTGAACCGCAGTTCAGAGACAGATGGGAAGATTACAGGTTCTGATATGGTAGAAACACGCATAGAAGGGCTGACCGCCCATATCAGGCTTATTCCCCAGACAGGGCAGTTCACTCTGCTGGATGTTGAGACCATTAAAGAGATAATAAAGAACCTGCGAATGGTGAAGGAGAGCCCTGCCAAATGTCTGCGGATATACGGCGAGGGCGGATGTTTTGCCGTGGGTGCCGATCTCAGAACACTGAGCACCTATGACGGGTTTGATGCCAAATGGTTTTCAATGCTCGGCAACACAATGTTCGGCACGATGCGGACAATGCCTCAGGTCGTCATAGCTGAGATAGACGGTTTCTGCATGGGCGGCGGAATGGATTTTGCGGCGGCGTGCGATTTCCGATATGCCACAGGCAAAAGTAAGTTCGCACATCCGGGGTCGAAACTGGGGATCATAACCGGATTCGGCGGCACACAGGCGATACCCAGACTGATGAAGTCGGCCTGTGCTTCGGAGTTTCTCATAACCGGAAACGCATTTGACACGGATTATATGCTGAAAGGCGGATTTCTGAAAGGTGTTGCGCACAACACGGAAGAGCTGATGCATATGACCGGCATTCTTTGTGAGAAGATAAACCGCAAGAGCAGAACCCTGCTCTCAGGTTTCAAGCTTTCGCTGAACGGTTCGGCGGGGATATAAATTTTCCTTTATTTTTTCAGTGGCAGGCGTAAATTTAAAACTACCATTTAATTAAGTGAGGCAGACTTTGGGAAAGATATTTTTGGCCGCAGCGCTTATTGTTGTTGTAGTGTTTGCTACATATGAGAAAAAAGCTGTTTATGCATCGGAGAACTTCAGGGACGGAAAGTTCCACAACCTGACAGAAACTCCCACGGGGATATCAGGGAACAAACTCGGCTCCATTTACAGGATCCTTTTTCAGAGCGGAAAATTCTCCCCGAAAGAGACCATCAAGGCTCACAGGATAAATCCCGCATATGCTGTGTCAAACACCGAAGGACAGCTTCAGGCTGTGTGGCTCGGTCATGCCAGCGTAATGCTTAAATATGACAACCTCAAGATAATAACAGACCCCGTATTTTCGGAAAGGGTTTCGCCCTTCAGCTTTATGGGGCCTAAAAGATTCAGCGATATAAACCCCATCGAGGGAACCGACATGGGCTTTATCGATGCGGTGATAATCTCTCACAACCATTACGACCACCTTGACGAAAAGGCTGTGAAAGCCCTTAAAGACAGAGTGGGAATGTTCGTTGTTCCCCTTGGTGTCGGCGAATATCTGAAAGAGTGGGGAGTCGATCCACTGCATATTGTTGAGTTGGACTGGTTCGGTTCGCTCTCCATGCCCGACATTAAGATAACTGCAACTCCCGCACAGCACAGATCAGGCAGGGGCTATTTTGACGGCAACAAGACATTCTGGGCTTCGTGGGTTATTGAGCTGGGCGGAAAGAGAGTGTATTTCAGCGGCGATTCAGGCTACACGGATATATTCGGCAACATAGGACAAACTTACGGTCCTTTTGATCTGGCTCTTATGGATATCGGGGCATACAACAGCAAATGGCCGTATAGCCATATGACACCGGAACAGGCTGTTCAGGCCTCTGTGGAGCTTGGCGCAGGACTTGTTCTGCCAATCCACTGGGGAACGTTCACCCTTTCGGAGTTCCACTGGAAAGAACCCGCAGACAGGTTTACCGCTGAGGCCGAAAAGAGCGGTTTGAAATATGTTGTCCCTGAGATAGGACAGCCATTCACCGTGGGCGGATATAACCCCACTGCCAGATGGTGGGACAACTATAAATGAAAAAACAGCCTGAGTTCAAAGGATTTTCCGAAAAGTCGCTGGCGTTTCTGGCGGGAATGCGTGAGAACAATGAACACGAATGGTACGAAGCTCATAAAGATGAGTATGTGAAATACGTTCAGGAACCGATGAAGGCTCTCTCATTCGAGCTTTCGGACGTCATGCTCTCTGTTGACGAATATTTTGTCACCGGAGGCAGAACAGTTTCCCGTATACGCAGGGATACCCGCTTTTCCAGAAATAAGTTGCCGTACAAGTCAGTCAGCTGGCTTGTTTTCAAACGGCCGAACAAAGACTGGATCTCACTTCCGGCGTTCTTTTTCGAGCTGAATCCGGAAGGATATATGTACGGAATGGGATTTTACAGCGCAGAGCCTTCGACTATGAAGAGCTTCCGCAATATCATAGATTCCCAGAGGAAGAGATTTGACGAGGCGGTGGATTTTTACTATACGGATAAAACCCAGCCCTTCACTTTGGTGGGTGATAAGTACAAAAGAATACTGGACGCATCAAAGGATGAGCGCACCATGGATTGGTATCAGAGAAAAAACCTTTGCCTGCTGGCGGAAAGGCCTGTGGAACCTGTTCTGTTCAACAGCAGTCTGGCCGGAACGCTCCTTGAGGACTTTTTCAGGGCTGCGCCTTTATATCGTCTTTTTCTGGAGGCATCAAGAACTCCGGCCGAGTGACAAAACCTATCCCGCAGGTTTTAAATTCTTCATCCAGCTTCCGTCGGAGAGGCTTATATCAAGCATTTCCGATATCTTTCTTTTTCTCAGTTCATTCAGAAACATGGCTTTCGCAGAGCTGAAAGCATCGCTCAGGCCGCATCTTCCGGCCAATCCGCACTTTCTGGATCTGCTTTCGCATTTGTAGAAAGTATCCCCTTCAACAGCGTTGAAAATGTCTTCCAGAGTAATGCAGTCCGAAGGCTTGGCTAAAACATATCCTCCATTTACCCCCACGGAGGACTTCAATATTCCGCTCTTTGTGAGCAGACGCATCACCTTCGCCAGATACTCTCTGGAAATTCCCTGCGCAGAAAGTTCATCCAACAGAACTGTCCGGTCTTTGTAATAGGTAATATAGAGCACACTGTGCACAGCGTACTCGGTTTTCTTGGATATTCGCATGAGTAATTATATCATGATTGTCTAATCATGTGATAGAAAATGTAAAAAAAATTTACATATAAATGAAAATAGTTAGTCCTGTATCAGGCGATATTGAAGAGCTTCCAGAAGATGTCTGGATTCTATGTCGGGTGCGCCTGCCAGATCGGCAATTGTGCGTGCGGTCTTCAGAACTTTCGAATAGCTTCTGGCGGAGAGATGGTATTTTTTTGCGGCGGTCTCCAGCAGTTTTTCAGATGCGGTGTCGAGTTTACAGAATTTTCTGGTCTCCTTTTCACTCATGCGGCTGTTGAACCGGGTGGATGATTTTTTGAACCGTTCAGACTGAATCCTGTGTGCGGCCTCAACCCTTTTCCTTATCTCCGAAGAGGGCTCTCCCTCGTTCATTGCGGAGAGTTCGGATATGTCTGCGGAGCTGACCTCAACGTGCATGTCTATTCTGTCCATGAGGGGGCCGGACATTCTGGAGCGG of the Seleniivibrio woodruffii genome contains:
- the tatA gene encoding twin-arginine translocase TatA/TatE family subunit; amino-acid sequence: MFGLGSTEIVVILVIALVVFGAGKLPQIGEGMGKAIKNFKKAANEVDTSDVVDITPKSQKKIADDEEKKA
- a CDS encoding energy-coupling factor transporter transmembrane component T, which translates into the protein MAAGVKTAAGSVLYELNPAVKLIIFLSIIQMVGMSGSVLSYSLITIPAILVQFFARIHPIDVFYKIKPFITVLIVTFAVNFFFAAGLKSSAVLTYRFFLIIYYSILLTAVTDTRALVALLSLPVRGKAGKNLRVVMMVALEFIPIFIDDAKRTVKKITLSPEYSGKAYKVFLRPNEYIKPLMHSLLNHADTVAKKVEAGEYAAVPLRMPGMYEMLLGACAVAFAVLYAVI
- the truA gene encoding tRNA pseudouridine(38-40) synthase TruA, giving the protein MQLYNKAVIIQYDGTNYSGWQWQTHSPSIQEELQKALKVVYKRDVNAVGSGRTDSGVHSIGQTANFITDTYIPDEAVVLGLNSILPMDISITKAWDVPLEFHAQKSAKSKTYLYRMYPSRVRSAFMHNRAWWVKGRLDLSGAAEILSAFEGTHDFTACCAAESLRENCVRTIYFTKFYKEGDVWCLEVNGSGFLHNMVRIITGTVVKFCRDGHGPERVRQMLETKNRKLGGPTAPAEGLYLKEVFY
- a CDS encoding zinc dependent phospholipase C family protein; amino-acid sequence: MPFLVIIAVFALPDVSFAWGFETHINIGMQILQSSKISVIANNPQFFLCGNIFPDLFNLFKDFSKFKKELPTHSWQTVSKLFNDVRGDEEQAFAYGYSAHLSADIIAHNHMVPQHIAYVDEGRMRSHLLFEMAEESVHNNRYSNMLMMLLRFSPKYGNIFLRNMGIKQEWFETETKAIRFGVMSQKTLKLHAISRAIKKSAQPGFEERVGYFREAAIKQAIEAVEQGFAHLEQRDPSGKDSMESARRMRREMLKTNSKKELRDEYHNHIDQKLFPLNENDAS
- a CDS encoding enoyl-CoA hydratase/isomerase family protein — protein: MSSISHSVKDGACFITVSCENSGNPFYMETLQELFSALDAAEGDKDVNLAVIRSGQAGVFSKGHDIERLSKADTAVIKQYNLLGQRLISYIRKMKKPVLAAVDGDCFGPAFELILACDIVYASAKSRFGFNETEYGFVPGFGGTQLAARKAYETFAKYLVFTGEPVGAAELFAKGMVTKITDCADSLEKAVTETAQLMSKRSSFAVGLAKETINSTIDMDFDKGLLLEQNAFTFSFSTFDKTEGTKAFVEKREPQFRDRWEDYRF
- a CDS encoding enoyl-CoA hydratase/isomerase family protein codes for the protein MVETRIEGLTAHIRLIPQTGQFTLLDVETIKEIIKNLRMVKESPAKCLRIYGEGGCFAVGADLRTLSTYDGFDAKWFSMLGNTMFGTMRTMPQVVIAEIDGFCMGGGMDFAAACDFRYATGKSKFAHPGSKLGIITGFGGTQAIPRLMKSACASEFLITGNAFDTDYMLKGGFLKGVAHNTEELMHMTGILCEKINRKSRTLLSGFKLSLNGSAGI
- a CDS encoding MBL fold metallo-hydrolase, which codes for MGKIFLAAALIVVVVFATYEKKAVYASENFRDGKFHNLTETPTGISGNKLGSIYRILFQSGKFSPKETIKAHRINPAYAVSNTEGQLQAVWLGHASVMLKYDNLKIITDPVFSERVSPFSFMGPKRFSDINPIEGTDMGFIDAVIISHNHYDHLDEKAVKALKDRVGMFVVPLGVGEYLKEWGVDPLHIVELDWFGSLSMPDIKITATPAQHRSGRGYFDGNKTFWASWVIELGGKRVYFSGDSGYTDIFGNIGQTYGPFDLALMDIGAYNSKWPYSHMTPEQAVQASVELGAGLVLPIHWGTFTLSEFHWKEPADRFTAEAEKSGLKYVVPEIGQPFTVGGYNPTARWWDNYK
- a CDS encoding DUF2461 domain-containing protein, coding for MKKQPEFKGFSEKSLAFLAGMRENNEHEWYEAHKDEYVKYVQEPMKALSFELSDVMLSVDEYFVTGGRTVSRIRRDTRFSRNKLPYKSVSWLVFKRPNKDWISLPAFFFELNPEGYMYGMGFYSAEPSTMKSFRNIIDSQRKRFDEAVDFYYTDKTQPFTLVGDKYKRILDASKDERTMDWYQRKNLCLLAERPVEPVLFNSSLAGTLLEDFFRAAPLYRLFLEASRTPAE
- a CDS encoding RrF2 family transcriptional regulator, which produces MRISKKTEYAVHSVLYITYYKDRTVLLDELSAQGISREYLAKVMRLLTKSGILKSSVGVNGGYVLAKPSDCITLEDIFNAVEGDTFYKCESRSRKCGLAGRCGLSDAFSSAKAMFLNELRKRKISEMLDISLSDGSWMKNLKPAG